In Corynebacterium guangdongense, one DNA window encodes the following:
- a CDS encoding long-chain-fatty-acid--CoA ligase: protein MSAAETKAWLSAYSEWTDPTLDYGDTTLNDVWDDAVAGNPEKPATWFFGREMTYGELDKLVRRAAAGLRAFGVRPGDKVALAMPNCPQHVVAFYAVLKLGATVTEHNPLYTTHELHDPFVNSGARVAVVWDKAAPVFEKLRDSGDTALETIVSVNVIQAMPKIKQLALRIPLPALREAREQLHGAAPNTVPFDALVGTAIGGDGADLDTVQVTPDTPAVIMYTSGTTGAPKGAQLTHGNLFSNIAMGKAWVKDLGKEQEYMLAALPFFHAYGLTTVLTLAPYVGGQMVIVPSPKMDLIADAFKAKPITWMSGVPLIFERVMETADEKNFSLKSIRNSFCGAANMPKELVDKWERRTSGMFVEGYGLTETSPILIGTPMNDKRKAGYIGVPFPDTEIRIVNPESLDELMPDGQEGEILARGPQVMAGYLNNEEANEKTFHDGWFRTGDVGVMDSDGFVKLVARIKEVIITGGFNVYPAEVEEVLAEHPDIEAAAVVGKPRPDGSEDVVACVTLREGAAIDIAGMKAFARERLTPYKVPRTFYHFEELPANMMGKVSRKEVREQLVERISQESK from the coding sequence ATGAGCGCCGCCGAGACCAAGGCCTGGCTGTCCGCCTACTCCGAGTGGACCGATCCGACGCTGGATTACGGGGACACCACCCTCAACGACGTGTGGGACGACGCCGTCGCCGGTAATCCGGAGAAGCCGGCGACGTGGTTCTTCGGACGCGAGATGACCTACGGCGAGCTGGACAAGCTGGTGCGCCGGGCCGCCGCCGGCCTGCGCGCCTTCGGCGTCCGGCCGGGCGACAAGGTCGCGCTGGCGATGCCGAACTGCCCGCAGCACGTCGTCGCTTTTTATGCGGTGCTCAAGCTCGGCGCCACCGTCACCGAGCACAACCCGCTCTACACCACGCACGAGCTGCACGATCCCTTCGTCAACTCCGGGGCGCGGGTGGCCGTCGTCTGGGACAAGGCCGCCCCGGTCTTCGAGAAACTCCGCGACTCCGGTGACACCGCCCTGGAGACCATCGTCAGCGTCAACGTGATCCAGGCGATGCCGAAGATCAAGCAGCTGGCCCTGCGCATCCCGCTGCCCGCCCTGCGCGAGGCCCGCGAGCAGCTCCACGGCGCCGCCCCGAACACCGTGCCCTTCGACGCGCTGGTCGGAACGGCCATCGGCGGCGACGGAGCGGACCTGGACACGGTCCAGGTCACCCCGGACACCCCGGCCGTGATCATGTACACCTCCGGCACCACCGGCGCCCCGAAGGGTGCGCAGCTGACCCACGGCAACCTCTTCTCCAACATCGCCATGGGCAAAGCCTGGGTCAAGGACCTGGGCAAAGAGCAGGAGTACATGCTCGCCGCCCTGCCCTTCTTCCACGCCTACGGCCTGACCACGGTGCTCACCCTGGCGCCCTACGTCGGCGGCCAGATGGTCATTGTCCCGAGCCCGAAGATGGACCTCATCGCCGACGCTTTCAAGGCCAAACCCATCACCTGGATGTCGGGCGTCCCGCTGATCTTCGAGCGGGTCATGGAGACCGCCGACGAGAAGAACTTCTCGCTGAAGTCCATCCGCAACTCCTTCTGCGGGGCGGCCAACATGCCCAAGGAACTCGTCGACAAGTGGGAGCGCCGCACCTCCGGCATGTTCGTCGAGGGCTACGGCCTCACCGAGACCTCGCCGATTCTCATCGGCACCCCGATGAACGACAAGCGGAAGGCAGGATACATCGGCGTCCCCTTCCCCGACACCGAGATCCGCATCGTCAACCCTGAGAGCCTCGACGAGCTGATGCCCGACGGCCAGGAGGGGGAAATCCTCGCCCGCGGCCCGCAGGTGATGGCCGGCTACCTCAACAACGAGGAGGCCAACGAGAAGACCTTCCACGACGGCTGGTTCCGCACCGGCGACGTCGGGGTCATGGATTCCGACGGCTTCGTCAAGCTCGTCGCCCGCATCAAGGAAGTCATCATCACCGGCGGATTCAACGTCTACCCCGCCGAGGTCGAGGAGGTCCTGGCCGAACACCCGGACATTGAGGCGGCGGCGGTCGTCGGCAAGCCACGCCCGGACGGGTCCGAGGACGTCGTCGCCTGCGTGACCCTGCGCGAAGGCGCGGCCATCGACATCGCGGGCATGAAGGCCTTCGCCCGGGAACGGCTCACCCCCTACAAGGTGCCGCGCACCTTCTACCACTTCGAGGAACTGCCCGCGAACATGATGGGCAAGGTCTCCCGCAAGGAGGTCCGCGAGCAGCTCGTCGAACGGATTTCGCAGGAATCGAAGTAG
- the mshA gene encoding D-inositol-3-phosphate glycosyltransferase: protein MRIAMISMHTSPLEQPGVGDAGGMNVYIINTARQLARRGVTVDVYTRATRPSQGEIVEVEENLRVINVIAGPYEGLAKEELPTQLAAFAGGVIEFVRCRQGLAYDAIHSHYWLSGQVGWLLRDLWDVPLIHTAHTLAAVKNAHRSEGDTPESEARRICEQQLVDNADLLVVNTVDETRELVAHYDADAAKIEVVPPGADTELFTPGTHRNTELSRRHLGIPLHAKVVAFVGRLQEFKGPQVLLRATAEIFERDPHRNLRVIICGGASGASASSSTYRNLAGELGLANRVRFLDPRPPEELVSVYQAADIVAVPSYNESFGLVAMEAQATGTPVVAAAVGGLPIAVADGETGLLVHGHDPAQWADALEQLLDDDERRIAMGEAAVGHAAQFSWAASAGRLAAVYERALAIELPDCQGRKAQG, encoded by the coding sequence ATGCGCATCGCGATGATCTCCATGCACACCTCCCCGCTGGAGCAGCCCGGCGTCGGCGACGCCGGCGGCATGAACGTCTACATCATCAACACCGCCCGCCAGCTGGCGCGACGGGGGGTGACGGTGGACGTCTACACGCGTGCCACCCGGCCCAGCCAGGGTGAGATCGTCGAGGTCGAGGAGAACCTGCGGGTCATCAACGTCATTGCGGGTCCCTACGAGGGCCTGGCCAAGGAGGAGCTGCCCACGCAGCTGGCGGCGTTCGCCGGCGGCGTCATCGAGTTCGTCCGCTGCCGGCAGGGCCTGGCCTACGACGCCATCCACTCCCACTACTGGCTCTCGGGTCAGGTGGGGTGGCTGCTGCGGGATCTGTGGGACGTCCCGCTCATCCACACCGCGCACACCCTGGCGGCGGTGAAGAACGCCCATCGGTCCGAGGGTGACACCCCCGAGTCCGAGGCCCGGCGCATCTGCGAGCAGCAGCTCGTCGACAACGCCGATCTGCTGGTGGTCAACACCGTCGACGAAACCCGGGAGCTGGTCGCGCACTATGACGCCGACGCGGCCAAGATCGAGGTCGTTCCGCCGGGCGCCGACACCGAACTGTTCACCCCGGGAACGCACCGCAACACCGAGCTTTCCCGGCGCCATCTCGGCATCCCGCTGCACGCGAAGGTCGTCGCCTTCGTCGGCCGCCTCCAGGAGTTCAAGGGGCCGCAGGTGCTGCTGCGGGCCACCGCCGAAATCTTCGAGCGGGATCCGCACCGCAACCTGCGGGTCATCATCTGTGGCGGGGCGTCGGGGGCGTCGGCAAGCAGCAGCACCTACCGAAATCTGGCCGGGGAGCTGGGCCTGGCCAACCGCGTGCGTTTTCTGGATCCGCGCCCGCCGGAGGAGCTGGTCAGCGTGTACCAGGCCGCCGACATCGTGGCGGTTCCCTCCTACAACGAGTCCTTCGGCCTGGTCGCCATGGAGGCGCAGGCGACGGGTACCCCGGTCGTCGCCGCGGCGGTGGGCGGTCTGCCCATCGCCGTCGCCGACGGTGAGACGGGTCTGCTGGTCCACGGCCATGATCCGGCCCAGTGGGCGGATGCGCTGGAGCAGCTGCTTGACGACGACGAGCGACGCATCGCCATGGGCGAGGCCGCCGTCGGTCACGCCGCCCAGTTCAGCTGGGCGGCCTCCGCCGGGAGACTCGCAGCCGTGTACGAACGCGCCCTGGCGATCGAACTGCCCGACTGTCAGGGAAGAAAAGCCCAGGGTTAG